Proteins from a genomic interval of Beijerinckia indica subsp. indica ATCC 9039:
- a CDS encoding DUF3775 domain-containing protein, whose protein sequence is MARKPNLSISPEKIGFIISLARQFDAKDVLTDVDSGSNPSDDGGVDILEDQANDPVQRELISFINDLNIDEQIELVALTWLGRGDDTVDGWSGLRRLAADAHNERTATYLLGIPLLGDFLEEGATQCGYSVEDLEEYGEA, encoded by the coding sequence ATGGCCAGAAAGCCGAATTTGTCGATTTCGCCGGAAAAGATCGGGTTCATTATTTCCCTGGCGCGGCAATTCGACGCCAAGGATGTACTGACTGATGTGGATTCCGGTTCGAATCCCAGTGATGATGGTGGCGTCGATATTCTCGAAGATCAGGCCAATGACCCGGTCCAGCGGGAATTGATCTCCTTCATCAATGATCTCAACATAGACGAACAGATTGAACTCGTCGCGCTCACTTGGCTCGGGCGAGGCGATGATACGGTGGATGGATGGTCCGGCCTGCGGCGGCTGGCAGCCGATGCCCATAATGAGCGGACAGCAACCTATCTCCTCGGCATCCCTCTCCTCGGAGATTTCCTGGAAGAAGGGGCGACGCAATGCGGCTATAGCGTCGAGGATCTCGAGGAATATGGCGAGGCCTGA
- a CDS encoding peptidoglycan DD-metalloendopeptidase family protein, with the protein MALRLALTGATAGLLAGCANSERLSDPFGNPFQSSANGTDSTPTGSLGSYQQSAPVTPVQRHALGQAIPQPAAPPVQTRSLTAATVPVAPSLPRGAGGAAGWTIEGGTPIAVRPGESASVLAQRYGVPTESLVRANGFGSAGEIQPGTRVVIPVYNAALAASSGAHLVQNTEQAVSRTATAAQNLPTRLPTIPKPTPIAQAEPVKLVRNVAQNTTKSVVAETNAVKGAARAKLVQGHAQEQAVVQHVQTAQATVKSQVKPEAIAKNVAKAEHLAKPEPIAKAEATVKATAGKLEHAQVETKKAVKTAALAPAREARIAESKPVEARAVEPKQTRSEVKQAEPVKSAEPVAVEPAREAANDSANPEFRWPARGRIIQSFKPGGNDGINIAVPEGTAVKAAEGGVVAYAGSELKGYGNLVLIRHPNGFVSAYANNGDLEVKRGETVKRGQTIAKSGQSGNVNSPQLHFELRKGATPVDPTQYLAGL; encoded by the coding sequence TTGGCGCTTCGCCTTGCCCTGACTGGAGCTACGGCGGGCTTGCTCGCCGGTTGCGCCAATTCCGAACGTCTGTCGGATCCTTTCGGCAATCCGTTTCAGAGCAGTGCGAATGGTACTGATTCCACGCCGACGGGAAGTCTCGGATCCTATCAGCAGTCTGCGCCCGTGACGCCAGTCCAGCGCCACGCTTTGGGACAGGCGATCCCGCAGCCGGCTGCACCCCCTGTGCAGACGCGCTCACTGACCGCCGCAACGGTTCCGGTCGCCCCTTCCTTGCCACGTGGCGCGGGCGGCGCCGCGGGCTGGACCATCGAAGGCGGTACCCCGATTGCTGTCAGGCCAGGCGAAAGCGCGTCAGTGCTGGCCCAGCGTTATGGCGTGCCGACCGAGAGCCTGGTGCGAGCCAATGGCTTTGGCTCCGCTGGCGAGATCCAGCCGGGCACGCGCGTTGTCATTCCTGTTTATAACGCGGCGCTGGCGGCATCGAGTGGCGCCCATCTCGTCCAGAATACGGAGCAGGCGGTGAGCCGGACGGCCACGGCCGCCCAAAATCTGCCGACCCGCTTGCCGACGATCCCGAAGCCGACGCCCATCGCCCAGGCCGAACCGGTGAAACTCGTCCGGAACGTGGCACAGAACACGACGAAATCGGTCGTTGCCGAGACCAATGCCGTGAAGGGCGCGGCGCGTGCCAAGCTCGTGCAAGGCCATGCGCAGGAGCAAGCCGTCGTGCAACATGTGCAAACGGCGCAGGCGACGGTCAAATCCCAGGTCAAGCCCGAAGCCATAGCCAAGAATGTGGCGAAAGCCGAGCATCTGGCTAAACCGGAACCCATTGCCAAGGCGGAAGCCACGGTCAAGGCCACGGCAGGCAAACTGGAGCATGCTCAGGTCGAAACGAAAAAGGCCGTGAAAACCGCCGCGCTCGCGCCTGCCCGTGAAGCCAGGATTGCGGAAAGCAAACCGGTGGAAGCACGAGCCGTGGAGCCGAAACAAACGCGCTCCGAAGTGAAACAGGCGGAACCCGTCAAAAGCGCAGAACCCGTCGCTGTCGAGCCAGCCAGGGAAGCCGCGAACGATAGCGCCAATCCAGAATTCCGCTGGCCGGCGCGTGGCCGCATCATCCAATCCTTCAAGCCTGGCGGCAATGATGGCATCAATATAGCGGTGCCCGAAGGCACGGCGGTCAAAGCCGCCGAAGGGGGCGTCGTCGCCTATGCTGGCAGTGAATTGAAGGGCTATGGCAATCTGGTGCTGATCCGTCATCCCAATGGCTTCGTTTCCGCTTATGCGAATAACGGCGATCTCGAGGTCAAACGGGGTGAGACGGTCAAGCGCGGCCAGACGATCGCAAAATCCGGACAGAGCGGCAATGTCAACTCACCGCAATTGCATTTCGAATTACGCAAGGGCGCGACACCGGTTGATCCGACACAATATCTCGCGGGCCTGTGA
- a CDS encoding protein-L-isoaspartate(D-aspartate) O-methyltransferase, with amino-acid sequence MTAAESPRPLSRDALPIAEAETKAAFLLRLRSGGIRDLALLRALEIVPREIFVPQQFADFAGRDLALPLPCGQTMTAPSLLARMIAALDLSPRHRVLEIGTGSGYATAVLSHIVREVVSFERFHTLAEAARMRLAALARDNILAFWGDGLAVPVDIGSFDRIIVHAASRDIPAGLLERLADDGLLLFAREIADEGQSLWRIARGRESSRLEEDYGPCHFQPLLPGVARFL; translated from the coding sequence ATGACGGCAGCAGAGTCTCCCCGGCCTCTTTCTCGCGATGCGTTGCCTATTGCAGAGGCGGAGACCAAAGCCGCATTCCTGCTACGGCTGCGCAGTGGCGGGATCCGCGATCTCGCGCTCCTGCGGGCGCTCGAGATCGTGCCGCGCGAGATTTTCGTGCCGCAACAGTTTGCGGATTTCGCGGGGCGTGATCTCGCCTTGCCGCTCCCTTGCGGCCAGACCATGACCGCGCCCTCGCTGCTCGCCCGGATGATCGCTGCTCTCGATCTTTCCCCCCGTCATCGCGTGCTCGAGATCGGGACCGGCTCCGGTTATGCGACGGCCGTGCTCTCGCATATCGTGCGGGAAGTCGTTTCCTTCGAGCGTTTCCACACGCTCGCCGAGGCTGCACGGATGCGGCTTGCAGCGCTTGCGCGTGATAATATCCTGGCTTTCTGGGGCGATGGTCTCGCTGTGCCAGTGGATATTGGCTCTTTCGACCGGATCATCGTTCACGCGGCCAGCCGCGACATTCCTGCCGGATTACTCGAACGGCTCGCTGATGATGGCCTGCTCCTTTTTGCGCGAGAGATAGCGGACGAAGGTCAAAGCCTGTGGCGAATCGCTCGCGGGCGAGAGTCGAGCCGTTTGGAAGAAGATTACGGTCCTTGCCATTTCCAGCCGTTGCTTCCGGGTGTGGCTCGCTTTCTTTAA
- the surE gene encoding 5'/3'-nucleotidase SurE: MRILITNDDGINAPGLAVLERIASALSDDVFVVAPESDQSGVAHSLSLSDPLRLRKISDRRFAVKGTPTDCVIMGVRSILIEQKPDLVLSGVNCGQNLAEDVIYSGTVAGAMEGTILGIPSIALSQCYEAGTGGRSGIAWDCAEVHAPGIIKHLLETGIDPDVVINLNFPACPASEVTGLAVTAQGRRDATTIKIDPRQDGRGLPYYWIAFARDTRQPGVGTDLEAVAQKRIALTPLRIDLTDDPTMTRLAQSLPKTLPKVAG, from the coding sequence ATGCGGATTCTGATCACCAATGATGATGGCATCAATGCGCCGGGCCTTGCCGTGCTGGAACGGATCGCCAGCGCGCTTTCCGACGATGTCTTTGTCGTCGCGCCGGAAAGCGATCAGTCGGGCGTCGCGCATTCGCTCTCGCTTAGTGATCCCTTGCGTTTGCGCAAGATTTCCGACCGACGTTTCGCCGTTAAGGGCACGCCGACCGATTGCGTGATCATGGGCGTGCGCTCGATTCTCATCGAACAGAAACCCGATCTCGTCCTCTCCGGGGTCAATTGCGGCCAGAATCTCGCTGAGGACGTGATTTATTCGGGCACTGTCGCGGGGGCGATGGAAGGTACGATTTTGGGGATTCCCTCGATCGCCCTGTCGCAATGCTATGAGGCCGGTACGGGTGGGCGCTCTGGTATCGCCTGGGATTGTGCGGAGGTCCATGCGCCCGGCATCATCAAGCATTTGCTGGAAACCGGGATCGATCCTGATGTCGTGATCAATCTCAATTTTCCAGCCTGTCCGGCGAGCGAGGTCACGGGGCTGGCGGTGACCGCGCAAGGCCGCCGTGATGCGACCACGATCAAGATCGATCCGCGCCAGGACGGGCGCGGGCTGCCTTATTATTGGATCGCCTTCGCGCGGGATACGCGCCAGCCGGGTGTCGGCACGGATCTTGAGGCCGTCGCACAAAAGCGGATTGCGCTGACGCCGCTGCGCATCGATCTGACCGATGATCCGACCATGACTCGACTGGCACAAAGCCTGCCCAAAACCTTGCCCAAAGTTGCCGGTTAG